In Meleagris gallopavo isolate NT-WF06-2002-E0010 breed Aviagen turkey brand Nicholas breeding stock unplaced genomic scaffold, Turkey_5.1 ChrUn_random_7180001949234, whole genome shotgun sequence, the genomic window TcgtacttcttcctgctcaacctcgccctcctcgacctgggctgcatctccaccactctccccaaagccatggccaatgccctctgggacaccagggacatctcctatgcaggatgtgttgcccaggtcttcttctttttgtttttgttttcagcagagtattgcattctcaccatcatgtcctatgaccgctacgttgccatctgcaagcccctgcactacgggaccttgatggacagcagagcttgtgccaccatggcaaCAGCGGCCTGGGCCACTGGGGCtctctttgctctgctgcacactgccaacacattttcactgcctctctgacaaggcaatgctgtggatcagttcttctgtgaaatcccccaactcctcaagctctcctgctcagaaTCAGACTACCTCAGGGAAATTGGATTTATTATAGCTAGTGTTCTTGCTATACTTGGGTGTTTTATATTCATTGTTGTGTCgtatgtgcagatcttcagggccgtgctgaggatgccctctgagcaggg contains:
- the LOC104916846 gene encoding LOW QUALITY PROTEIN: olfactory receptor 14A16-like (The sequence of the model RefSeq protein was modified relative to this genomic sequence to represent the inferred CDS: substituted 1 base at 1 genomic stop codon) translates to MSYDRYVAICKPLHYGTLMDSRACATMATAAWATGALFALLHTANTFSLPLXQGNAVDQFFCEIPQLLKLSCSESDYLREIGFIIASVLAILGCFIFIVVSYVQIFRAVLRMPSEQGRHKAFSTCLPHLAVVSLFVTTDFLAYLKPSSISSTSLDLVVSFLYSVVPPTLNPLIYSMRNQELKDAVRKMMS